DNA sequence from the Harpia harpyja isolate bHarHar1 chromosome 2, bHarHar1 primary haplotype, whole genome shotgun sequence genome:
TCTAGTACAAATATAACGCAATGGACAGGTGGGTTATGCAAACGTAACATCCCATCCAAAACTGCTTTCCCCACAATGGCACTGTTGTAACAGATACAGCGTGCGATACTTCTATTTTACCcgacatggtaaaaaaaaaaaaaaaatctcgcaAATTAATTCCAGAATATTCTGatcctttaaaaatacttgaCGGTACAAAAGACAACCATTAGCCTTAACTGGTACCAGTTTCACTTTGAATGGCCACAGCTTCACAGCTAGTttagagaagagagaaagcagttgAGACGCTTGGAGCGCCGTGCTTGGGGGGGGACGACTTCCCAGCCCCCGCTTTTTAGAAGGGAcaaaggcggggagggggggacacacacagacaccccccccccccccacacacacacttcctgCCACTGCCATTGCTTTCTGCATGTGGGACCAATATGGGCAATGCAAAGTTTAAACAGTTGCAAATGGGGGAGGGAACATCGGGGcttgttttacatatttttttcctgcctggctTGAATTTAAAGCGAAGTCGCTGCATTGTTCCAAGAGGCTCCTTGCCCCTAATGCATTGACAGAAGCTACTGTTTACACGGACTTTTCATGCCTGCATTGTTTGCTTATGGAAAATAAGGGggagtgacaaaaaaaaaaaaaaaaggagtgaggaaagggagaagggaagagagagaggcactGCCCGCAGTGCAGACCAGGACCCTTGCCCCTGCCTGATCATTAACCTTGCTGGAAAACGGCGCTggcggctgcccccccccccccagcccctcaccggCATGTGAGCCGCGCCGCCAGCCTCTTACAGCCACGCGGGCGGCTACTCTATACGTTTTTTCGCCTATagacatacccccccccccccccccccagaacgGGCATCTACGCTGACCGCAGACATGAGACTCCAGCTGCTCCTTTGTATCGTGGTTTTTGTCCTGGCGAGCCTCCTCCCTGCCGACGGACAGAGGCCAGGTAAGCGATGCCTCAGCGTGACTGCGtgtgcccggggagggggaggccgGGTGGCGGGTGGGGGTCGTGCCTGCCGTGGGCACCCCCGGGGTGTTTCTCTAACCGCATCCAACACGCGGTTTTCTGCCCTTCGGGGCGAGTTTGCAGCTGCCTGGCTGCCGCGACCACGCGTTTCGCCGCCCCGATCTGTGCGCTTCACCCCGGCTTATAGCGGCGGTGGGAGATGGTGCACCAGGAGCCTCGGGAGCCTGGCAACTTtgccggggggagggggggacaggaATAGAAATGGGGACGCAGGGGAGGCAGCTCTTGCAAACCTGCTGCCGGGGAGCACCGGCGGCCgtcccgggcagggcagggcagggcaggaccgCTCGCCCCTGTGCCACGACTACCGGGGCACGTTGCCGGCGACCTCAGCTCCCTCcttgcctgcctccctccttctctccgcAGCCAACCTGGCCCTGCGCAGGAAGCTCCACCGGCACGGCTGCTCCCACCGGCGCTGCATGCCGCTTCACTCCCGGGTGCCCTTCCCCTGAGCCCCCGGCGGAGCCCGGGCGAGGTAAGCCCCGCGGCTCGCCGAACGACGCCGGGCGGGCGCAGCGGCCGCGCTCTCCGCGCTGCAGCGCGTTTCCCGATTCACACCTGCGTTTCGGGACGGTTTAAGAGGGCTTCGACGAAGCAAACAAAACCACGGGTGGGATTTCACCTCGTCTCCGTCggtttgctttaaaaacaggGCTCCGGGCAGGCGCGGGGCCGCCGCTTCCCCTGCGCTCGCCGGCGGACCGCCCGCTCCGCCCGGGGCGCGGGTCTCGCttgccgccgctcccccccctccgccccgccgcaAACGCCTTCGCCGAGGCAGAGTGGGAGATAACCGAGTCTGCTCGCTAGGGCGAACTACAGCCCCACGAACGGGTAAGGCTGCTGCCGAAGGTGCGGGGCAAGGGGTGTAAGGCGCGTAAATGGCGCGCCAAGCGCCGGgtcggctgggggggggcgggacggggATGCTCCGGGCCTTCAAGCACTGGCGCTTCTTTCGTGCTGGATGCAGGGCAAAGGCACCTCACTCTGCCCGCCAGTAACGTGAAGGTAGTGGCATTTACCCACTTCAAAGGGGACTGGAATTCTTAATCATTGTCAGCAAAAGACTTTGAGCTCCTTGGATGAAAGGCTATACAAGTGCAAAGCATTAATGCTTTATAGCTGATGAGGGCATATACATTCAAATACTAAGTGACTGCAGAAGCTCGCAGGTAGCATATGCAAACAGGGTAGGCATCAAAAGGAAACCGAGGCGCTCTTGCAATTTAAGAATGAATAAAACATGCAGTCAGTAGCTTTGCATCTTCTAAACtcattatatattaaaataatgtggTAGCCCCAGGCGTGACGGCGTCATAAATAAATGATGGCAGAACCCGCACTCTTGCGGTCCCAAGATGTTTCTATTTACTAAGCCGTTAACAGCAAAAAAGGAGACCAAAGTCAAACTTTTTAACAACCCTATACCAAGAATCTTGTCGATGCGCAAACTGCCTTGGTGAAAAGAGCCTACACGGCTCCCAAAACAGCCGTGCAAAAAGGTGCCATTCCACTCTATAGTGCTGGCCTATAAACACGTGGAATGTGCATATGGGATGGTAAACTGGTGAGTTTGTGAGGCTGAAAAAAGATTACCATATCTTAAGTTTAATCTCAGATGGGCTGCATACTGAGTGGCAGAATTGAGCTGCAAGTAGAAAGAGGGACGTGCCAGAAAGATGCTTTACTACTGAATGCCATGTCTCCTCACTGCCTTTCCTTTCAAGAAGAGACACGTTAAAAACATCAACCTAAAAAGATAAGCAATCAGATCAATTCACTTAGCATGCGGAGACTGAATGACAGGGACAGTGGAATTTAGGCCCAGAGACTGCTTGGATCGATTCTGAATGGCCTGCTTCAGTTCCTAAGAAAAGTAAATTTAACCCCCCCCTCCTCCAGTTCAGTATCCATAATCTGGAGATTGTCTGTGCAGAAAGCATCTACTTTTTCTCTGATGTGCTCTGAAACAGTATACAATGCATTTTGCTTGAGACTGCAGTAGCTGCACGATACATGGGCACTTAGACTGGAATTATTTTCCCTACAGAATATcaagataaaatgtattttcagtgtcATCTCCTTTCTGTGGGGACCCCATTTCTTGTAACAAAAGTCAatgacaaagcaaaacaatgtaCTTATTAATTCATAATACATTTTGTAGACATTTAGCTAAAGTTAGTTCTGCTTTATGAAGCTGTTTAGAAATCTGTAAAGCTTGACTGGGGAGTAAGGGGTAACAGGCACCTGAACTAACTCTCTTAACTCCAGTCATCATTGTGGGTGCTCAGCTCCTTTATCTTAAGTAGGATTTACCATCTACATTTACATTCCAGTTTTAGTCCTaattcagcaaatatttacatGCCTGGGTAACTTGACTCACATGAGTAATCTTATTGATCTCAATGGAGTTGTACATATGGATAAAGCTATTTGCAGATGCAAACAGGATGAACACCTGAGCCTGCATTTCAACAGGTGGTTGGAAAATGGGATGAGCATAGCAGCCTCTTCTTTTTTGCAACAACATTTGAAATGAGAGGATTGAACCTGATTTTTTGTCAGTTGTGTAGGCAAAAcatgggacaaaaaaaaagggaaaaaaatcttacattaGAAGCCTTCTTGCTTTTGGCTTTctgattgtttttttcttaacctttttAGCTGAAATTTCCAAATTAAGAAACATTACCCCAAATTTCAACCATGCATTTCGTAAATAACATATTCTATTTTGTATGAGAAATTAAACTACTGAATCTCTCATTAATGGttatttctctcctgttttttccccagcagtttCATAATGggcttttcagtgttttaaaggaGCAACAAT
Encoded proteins:
- the APELA gene encoding apelin receptor early endogenous ligand, encoding MRLQLLLCIVVFVLASLLPADGQRPANLALRRKLHRHGCSHRRCMPLHSRVPFP